GATCTCTCGGCATCGGTCGCGGTCTCCCAGTGTCGATTGATTACGACCGCGCCGGTCCCGACGGCGGCGAGACCAGCGATCGACAGGAGGATTCGTCCCGGCAGCGATAGCCACGCCTCCTCGAGCGCGATCCACAGCGCCGACAGGAGCGTGATTCCGAGAACGACCAGTGCCGTCCCGACGTCGATCGGACTCCGTTCGTCGTCGACGGCCAGGCGGCCGATCGCGATCACGGTCATCGTGGCGCAGAACCCGACGACCAGGACGGACGGCGTCATCGTCGCCGATACTCAGGCTGCGCTCGTAAGTGTAGGGGTTTTCCGCCGACAGCAACTCGTCGCGAAAGCGTTACTGTGGTCGCCTTAACAGGAGAGCGTATGCAGGTACTCGTACACGGCGGTGCCGGCAGCACGCCGGAGGAACCGGAACCGCGCCAGGCGGTGCTCGTCGAGGCTGCGGAAACCGGTGCAGAGCAAGCGAACCCGGTCGACGCGGTCGAGGACGCGATCGCAGTCCTCGAGTCCTCGCCGCGGTTCAACGCGGGCGTCGGCAGCGCGGTCCAGAGCGACGGCCAGATCCGGACCGACGCGGGCATCATGACCGACGACCGGGCGGTCGGTGCGGCCTGTTCGATGCCGGATGTCGAACACGCGGTCAGCGTCGCTCGAATCGTTATGGAGGAGACGCCACACGGCTTCGTTTCGGGGGAGCACGCGGTCTCGCTGGCCGAGGCCTACGGCGTCGAAACGGACGTCGACCTCTGGTCGGGGCGAACGCGCGAGAAGTGGGCCGACCTCGAGCCGCCGAGCGGCGGTCCGCAGAGCGAACTCGAGTGGATCGGCGAGCGGTACGGACAAACGGATCCCGACGGTCGCGACGAGGAAGGGAGTCGGGACGCGGACGC
This DNA window, taken from Natronococcus sp. CG52, encodes the following:
- a CDS encoding isoaspartyl peptidase/L-asparaginase, which codes for MQVLVHGGAGSTPEEPEPRQAVLVEAAETGAEQANPVDAVEDAIAVLESSPRFNAGVGSAVQSDGQIRTDAGIMTDDRAVGAACSMPDVEHAVSVARIVMEETPHGFVSGEHAVSLAEAYGVETDVDLWSGRTREKWADLEPPSGGPQSELEWIGERYGQTDPDGRDEEGSRDADAADLDHDTVGAVAFDGERLAAATSTGGRWLALAGRVGDVPQVGSGFYACPSAAVSATGAGEDIARVTLSRRVAGHVERGLDADAATELAIEEFAELTGSTAGVIAIDARGTLGSAYNSDGMQTAGATDRS